The genomic segment GATTGGCGGAGTAAAACTGGCGTTGCTGCACGAGATTTTGTCGAAGGAAGCGTTTTCGGACGTGGACGTTCTCGCGCAAGCGATCAAGGCGCTGCCGGTGAAGCTCGTGCGCACGCGGCCAATCGCCGAGGCGATTAGCACGGCAGGTGGTATTCCGTTCGAGGCGCTGGACGAGCGAATGATGATCGAGCAGTTGCCCGGCGCGTTTTGCGCGGGCGAGATGCTCGATTGGGAAGCGCCGACGGGCGGCTATCTGCTGACAGCCTGTTTCGCTAGCGGCCTGGTGGCAGGCAGAGGGGCGCTGGATTATCTGAAGGCTCGCGGCGCATCGGTGTGATGTAGCGCCGGGGCGCGGTTTCAATGGGCCGATGTTCGTGTAGTCGCACGCTCAATACAAAGCGTAAAGCGACAATTGACGCCTCACAACCAAGTCGTGACCCCTCGAATCAGCCACGTCACTTGAGGTCAAATCGAAACAAGCGTCGCGTTGATGCAAAACCCGGCGACACGCGCCGACGCATCAACGCGACGCTCATCGGCTCACCGCACCACTCGTTACCGCGGCTTCAACCGCCACAACGACGTCACCTCGGCCACACGCGCCTGATGCAGTGCATCCGTTTCATCGGTCGACTTCGGATGCCGCGGACGAATGTCCTCACGCCCGACCACCGTCAGCCCTGCTTTCTCGATCGCAGCCAGCAACCATTCGCGCGTCCGCAAGCCCAGGTGCTCGGCGAAATCCGACATGATCAGCCAGCCCTCGCCGCCCGGCGACAGATGCTCCGCGAGACCATTCAGGAAACCGAGCAACATCCGGCTCTCCGGATCGTAGATCGCGTACTCGACCGGCGACGCAGGCCGCGCCGGCACCCACGGCGGATTGCACACCACGAGCGGCGCGCGGCCTTCCGGGAACAAATCCGTCTGGACAATCTCAACCTGCTTGTCATAGCCGAGACGCGTGAGGTTTTCACGCGCACAAGCTAGCGCTCGCGGATCCTGATCGGTTGCGATAATTTTCTTGACGCCGCGTTTCGCCAGCAACGCGGCAAGCACGCCCGTACCCGTGCCGATATCGAACGCCTTGTTTAGCGAAGGCAGCGGCGTGCGCGCGACCAGATCCACATATTCACCGCGCACCGGCGAAAACACCCCGTAATGCGGATGAATCCGCTCGGCAAGCGCAGGAATCTCGACGCCCTTCTTGCGCCACTCGTGCGCGCCGATCAGTCCGAGCAGTTCGCGCAGCGACACGACCGACGCTTCTTCATTGGACGGCCCATAGGTTTCGATGCAGGCTTGCGCCACATCCGGCGCGCGGCGCAGCGGAATGCCGTAAGCGGCGTCGAGCGGAATCAGGATCATGCCGAGCGTGCGCGCGCGTTGCGACTGCGCCTGCCGATGCAGGTTGAATGCGTCGACCGGCGTCTCGCCCTGCTTGCGCGGTTTGCGCTCCAACCGGCGAGTGACCGCCTGCAGCAACTGGCGAGCGTTCTGGAAGTCGCCGTTCCACAGCAGCGCCGTGCCTTCACAGGCGAGGCGGTAGGCCGAGTCGGCGGTCGTCCGGTCATCCGCGACGATCACGCGCTTGGGCGGCGGCACGTTCGCTTCGGAGCGCCAACGCGCGGAACGGGGGCCTTCAGCTTCGGGCCAGGTAATGAATGCGGGGCTGGTCATGATGAGGTGGGATCGGTGTTGCGGGAGTGACGCGATGAGACGCTGCGTCGTCGGGGGCGTTGCCCGCCGGACGGAGTACTTGATAGCAATGCCGACTGACGCCCGAATAGTACCTCTGCTAAGCGGCTTCGCGGCGGGCTATTCGTCGACCGGAACGGCTAGGGTGAGTATCGAAACACATCAAATGTAGACAAAACAATCCACAATCGACAAGGTGAAAGAGATATGGTGATTTTGGGCCGTTCGCGGCCTCACCGGTGAGTGCGTGACCAATGGCTTTTCAGCTCCTTTGACACGCCTTCAGACAGCCCGGAAGCGCGGCCCGGCAAGCCTTTCGCGGGGTTCGGCGAACTTGCGACGACGCAGCGAACCCAGCCGCGAGCACCTAACGTGAACCGTCGCATTCAGCCAAATTCCGCCTTTTTGACAGCAAAATAGCCAATCCACGCGCGCAATAAAAAACGGGGTTTCTGACTGAACAGAAACCCCGTTTCGTACAACTGGTGCCGGCTGCAGGACTCGAACCCGCCACCTCATGATTACAAGTCAAGCGCTCTACCTGATGAGCTAAGCCGGCATGAGGCCGTGATTCTACTTCATTTCACGATCTTAAGGCGAGCCCTTCCGCCACCTTTTGTTCCATCGTCGTCAGGTTGCGGATTGTCGGTTGCGCTCTCGGCTTTCGCCGCCAGATCGGCTGCCGACAAAGTCTCGACCGCGCGCGGCGCAGCCGGTGCTTCGACTTCGTCGACCGCTTGCGCGTCGGCGCCCGAATCCTGCGCCTCGCCCCCCGCCGATTCGACCGGGAACGCCATGCCCTGGCCGTTTTCGCGTGCGTAAATCGCGAGAATATTCGCGATCGGCACTTCGATCTTGTGCGACTTGCCGGAGAAACGCGCGCTGAACTCGATCCACTCGTTGCCCATCTGCAACTGGCTGGTGGCCTCGAAGCTGATGTTCAACACGATCTCGTTGTCGCGCACGAACTGACGCGGCACGCGCGTCTGGTTGTCGACCCGAACGGCGATGTGCGGCGTGTAGCCGTTATCCGTGCACCACTCGTAAAGCGCGCGCAACAGGTAAGGCTTGGTGGAAATCTCTTGCATCTACAGTCCTCTTACCGGGCGCGAGCCCGCGCGGTCTATGCGCGGCGCCCTCGCCCCATAGCCAAACTCAACGACGCATCACCTTTTCCGAAGGCGTCAGCGCTTCGATATAAGCCGGGCGGCTGAAAATGCGCTCGGCGTACTTCATCAGCGGTGCGGCGTTCTTCGACAGCTCGATGCCGTAGTGGTCCAGACGCCACAGCAGCGGAGCGATCGCGACGTCGAGCATCGAGAACTCTTCGCCGAGCATGTACTTGTTCTTCAGGAAGATCGGCGCGAGCTGCGTCAGACGATCGCGGATCGCGAGACGTGCCTTCTCGTGATTCTTCTCGGCAGCCTTGCCCTTTTCGTTTTCGAGCGTGCCGACGTGCACGAACAGTTCCTTCTCGAAGTTCAGCAGGAACAGGCGGGCGCGGGCGCGCTGAACCGGGTCGGCCGGCATCAGTTGCGGGTGCGGGAAGCGCTCGTCGATGTATTCGTTGATGATGTTCGATTCGTACAGAATCAGGTCCCGTTCGACGAGAATCGGTACCTGACCGTACGGATTCATCACGGCGATGTCTTCCGGCTTGTTAAACAGGTCGACGTCGCGGATCTCGAAGTCCATGCCCTTTTCGAACAACACCAGCCGGCAGCGCTGGGAGAACGGGCAAGTAGTGCCGGAATACAGAACCATCATATTTACGTTTCCTCAAAAAGCTGAAAGGCCAGCGCGCGGAAAAACCGTTCAGCAGGTTCTTCCTGGCGCCGGCCCCACGCCGGGTGACGGCGTGATTATTTGATATGTTTCCAGTACGCGGCGTTCAGTCGCCAGGCGAAAAAGCTCAGGATACCGAGGAACATCAGCACCCACACGCCAAGTTGCTTGCGGGTTTTCTGGGTCGGTTCGGACATCCATGACAGGTACGACACGAGGTCGGCCACAGCAGAATCATAATCTACCGGCGACATGGTCCCCGGAGTGAGCTGCTGGAAGCCGACAAATTTGTGTACCGTTTCGCCGGTTTTTTCATCGGTTTCATCACCGAATTTCGCCGCACGCTGCCCCTGAAGCTGCCACAGCACGTGAGGCATGCTCACGTTCTCATACACGAGATTATTCCAGCCGGTTGGCCGCGTATTGTCGCGATAAAAGCTGCGCAGATACGTGTACAGCCAGTCCTTGCCACGCGCCCGCGCTTCCACCGACAGATCCGGCGGCGCTGCGCCGAACCACGCTTTCGCGTCTTCCGGGCGCATCGCGATGGTCATCGTATTGCCGATCTTGTCGCTGGTGAACAGCAGGTTCGACTGAATCTCGGCCGGCGTGATGCCGAGATCGGTGAGCCGGCTGTAGCGCATCAGGTTCGCGCTGTGGCAATTCAGGCAGTAGTTTACAAACAATTGCGCGCCGTGCTGCAAAGAAGCGAAATTGTCCGCGTTATCCGGCGCGCGGTCGAGAGGGAAATTCTCGTCCGCGTAGGCCGGAGCGGCCAGCAACGCAAGCAGTGTCGCGCCGATCAGCGCGCACGTCGAAAGCAGTTTTTTCATTTCGTGTTCTCCTGGCCCGCGATTAGTGAGGCTTGAACCGCACCCGTTCGGGTGGCTGCTTGAACGTGCCAAGCCGCGTCCAGAACGGCATACCGAGGAAAAACGCGAAGTAGATCAACGCACAGATCTGCGCAATCAGCGTGGAAGCAGGCGACGGCGGTTTGGTGCCGAGGAAGCCCAGCGTCAGGAACGCGATCACGAAGATGCCGTAGAAGACCTTGTGAAAAAACGGCCGGTAGCGGATCGACTTCACCGGCGAGCGGTCAAGCCACGGCAGGAAGAACAGCGAAATCACCGCGCTGCCCATCACCACCACGCCCCAGAACTTCGACTCGGTGAACGCCATCGCCAGAATCACCAGCACGGCGAGCACCGGCAGGCCGAGCTTCCACTTGCCGCGCGCGCGCACCAGTGCCAGCAGGCCAAGCAACGCGATCACGATCATCAGTACGATCTTGAATGGATCGGTGGTGGCGCGAAGCATTGCATAAAACGCTGTGAAGTACCAAACCGGCGCAATTTCTGGCGGCGTTTGCAGCGGATTGGCCGGAACGAAGTTATTCGACTCCAGGAAGTACCCGCCCATTTCCGGCGCGAAGAAAATGATCGCCGCGAAAATGAACAGGAACACCGTCACGCCCATGAAATCGTGCACCGAGTAATACGGGTGGAACGGAATGCCGTCGAGCGGAATGCCGTCCGGGTCCTTCTTCGCCTTGATCTCGATGCCGTCGGGATTGTTCGATCCCACTTCGTGCAGCGCGACCAGGTGAGCGACCACCAGCCCGACCAGCACCAGCGGAATCGCGATCACGTGAAACGCGAAGAAGCGGTTCAGCGTGACGTCCGAGACGACGTAGTCGCCGCGAATCCACAGCGACAGATCCGGCCCGATAAACGGAATCGCCGAGAACAGGTTGACGATCACCTGCGCGCCCCAGAACGACATTTGCCCCCACGGCAGCAGGTAGCCGAAGAACGCCTCGGCCATCAGGCACAGGAAGATCAGGCAGCCGAAAATCCACACCAGTTCGCGCGGCTTGCGATACGAGCCGTACATCAGCCCGCGGAACATGTGCAGATACACGACGACGAAAAACATCGACGCGCCCGTGGAGTGCATATAGCGGATCAGCCAGCCCCACGGCACCTCGCGCATGATGTACTCGACCGACGAGAACGCGAGCGTCGCGTCGGGCTTGTAGTTCATCGTGAGGAAGATGCCGGTGACGATCTGGTTGACCAGCACCAGCAACGCGAGCGAACCGAAGAAGTACCAGAAGTTGAAATTCTTCGGCGCGTAGTACTCGGAAACGTGTTTTTTCCAGGTGGAGGTCAGCGGAAAGCGCCGGTCGATCCAGCCGACCAGCCCGGTCGTCTCAACATCGTGCTCGATCGCCATTACGCTTCTCCTTTCTCGTCCTTGCCGATCACGAGGCTGGTCGCCGACGTGAACATGAATCGCGGGATGTCGAGGTTCTGGGGCGCGGGTTTGTTCTTGAAGACGCGGCCGGCCATGTCGTAGGTCGAGCCGTGGCAAGGGCACAGAAAGCCGCCTGGCCAGTTGTCTGGAAGATTGGGTTGCGCACCCTCCTGGAAGCGTGGCGTCGGCGTGCAGCCCAGATGGGTGCACACAGCAACGGCGACTAGAAGATGTTTGTTCTCGGCGCGTGAGCGGAACTCGTTGTTGCAGTACTCCGGCAACGGCATCGAAAAAGGATTTTTTGTGCGGGGATCGGCTACTTCGTTATCGGCTTTCTGTACATCGGCGAGCATCTGGTCGGTGCGGTTGATGACCCACACCGGTTTGCCGCGCCAGGCGACGGTGACCATGTCGCCGGGCTTGAGATTACTGATATCAACTTCGACCGGGGCGCCTGCGGCCATGGCCTTTTCAGATGGTGCAAACGAACTAACAAAGGGTACGACAATGGCAACGCCTCCTATGCCACTTGCTACGGTCGTCGCTACCAGCCAGTTCCGGCGGCTGCCGTCGACGCGTTCATCTTCTTTGTCTCGCATCACACGCCCCACTTCTGAGTTGGATTTTTCCTTCACGTCGCTTCTACCGCCGCTAGTTTGCGTGAATGGAGTCGCCATTTACAAGGGCTGATTGCCAAAAACCGTGCGAAGCCCTTGATAAATCAGGGTTTCTCCGTACGGTCCGCAAACTTTTTTGTGCCCCCTTTTAAGTGCCCTCTGCGTTAATCAGCGCTTTTTCTTCGTTAATGCAATTCGCAAAACTTTCAATTTCAAACGGGATTAGGGATATCGATAAAGACGTGCTCAATATCGAATTGCTCGGACAGATGTTTGCCCACCGCCTGCACGCCAAAACGTTCAGTTGCATGGTGTCCGGCTGCGAGAAAAGCGACCCCGCTTTCCGCCGAGGTGTGCATCACCGACTCCGACACTTCACCAGTCAGATAGACGTCGGCGCCCGCGTTGATCGCGGCGTCGAACATGTTTTGCGCAGCACCCGTGCACCAGCCCACGCGACGCAGTTGCCGATCCGGGTCGCCGAATACGAGCGGCGTGCGACCAAGCGTTTGTTCGATTTCCGCGGTGAAGTGCGCGAGCGTGATCGGCATCGGAAAAGTGGCGAGCCAGCCGAGGTCGTTCTCGCCGAAGCGCGCGTCGCTGATCCAGCCCATCTTCTCGCCGATCTGCGCGTTGTTGCCGAGCGTGGGATGGTCGTCGAGCGGCAGGTGATACGCGAACAGGTTGAGGTCGTTCGCAATCAGCAGTTTGAGACGCGCGTGTTTGCGGCCGGTGATCTGCGGTGCTTCGTTGCGCCAGAAGTAGCCGTGATGGACTAGTACAGCGTCCGCGCCCCAATCGAGCGCGGCTTCCAGGAAGGCCACCGAAGCGGTCACGCCGGTCGCGATCCTGTTGATTTTGCGACGCCCCTCGACCTGCAATCCATTGGGGCAATAGTCCTTGAAGCGCGCGGTTTCAAGAAGATTGTTCAAGTACAATTCAAGTTCGATCCGATCCATATAAACCTCTAGTCTTCAGATGCTTAGACGCTTTTGGCTGTTCTTTGCCCAAGCGGTGACTGTGCTGTTGGCGCTGATGTTCATCATTGCGACCCTCAAACCGCAGTGGCTCCAGCGTCAAGGGCAATTCGGCAAGCAACTCGCCGAACCCATCGTCGCCCTACGGGAAGTGGCGCCAGGCATCGGCAGCGGGCCAGCCCAGGCGTCCTATGCGGACGCTGCGCAAAAGGCGATGCCCGCGGTCGTCAATGTGTTCTCCAGCAAGGATGGCTCACTGCCGCCCGACCCTCGCGCGAAAGATCCTCTGTTCCGCTATTTCTTCGGCGACAAGAACAAGCGCAAGCAGGAGGAGCAACCCGCATCCAACCTCGGCTCCGGCGTAATAGTGAGTTCGGAAGGTTACATTCTAACGAACCAGCACGTCGTGGACGGCGCCGACCAGATCGAAATCGCGCTGGCCGATGGTCGCACCACGAATGCCAAGGTGATCGGCGTCGACCCGGAAACCGATCTTGCCGTGCTCAAGGTCAACATGACCAACCTGCCCACCATCACGCTCGGCCGCATGGACCAGACGCGGGTCGGCGACGTGGTGCTGGCGATCGGCAATCCGTTCGGCGTCGGGCAAACGGTGACCATGGGGATCGTCAGCGCGCTTGGGCGCAATCACCTCGGCATCAATACATTCGAGAACTTCATTCAGACTGACGCGGCTATTAATCCGGGCAACTCGGGAGGCGCGCTGGTCGATGTGAACGGCAATCTGCTCGGCATCAACACCGCAATTTATTCGCGCTCGGGCGGCTCGCTTGGGATTGGTTTTGCGATTCCCGTGTCGACGGCGCGTAGCGTGCTCGAAAGCATCATCACGACGGGCTCGGTCACGCGCGGCTGGATCGGCGTCGAACCGCAGGACGTGACGCCGGAGATCGCCGAGTCGTTCGGGCTGGAACAGAAGTCGGGCGCGATTGTCGCGGGCGTGCTGAAGAGCGGTCCCGCCGATCGCGCAGGCATCAAGCCGGGCGATATCCTGATCAGCGTGAATGGCGAGGAGATCACTGATACAACGCGTCTGTTGAACGTGATCGCTCAGATCAAGCCGGGGACGGCCGCGAAAGTGCATCTGGTGCGCAAAGGTCGCGAGATCGATCTGGACGTCACCATCGGCAAGCGCCCGCCTCCGCCGAAACAGCCCACCGACGATAACGGTGGTGGTGGCGATCAGCAGGATGATGACGGCGGTTGATGAATCAAGCGCTGCAAGCTAGCGGCTAGCGGTAGCAGCAAAACAAAAGGGGCAGTCCATATCGGACTGCCCCTTTTGTTTTTACCTCTAGGTCCAGCGCCCGAAACCCGCGCTAAACCCCGCACTCAATTCAACTCGGCGGATTCGCCTCTTCAATCACCGCTGGCTGCTTGCCCACAATCAGACGCGCCGCGATGATCCCCGCCTCGTACAACACGATCAGCGGAATCGCTAGGATTAGCTGCGAGAATACGTCAGGCGGCGTCACCACAGCCGAAATCACAAACGCGCCGACAATCACATACGGCCGGATTTCCCTCAGCTTCTTGATGGTCAGCAGGTTCATGCGGACCAGCAGCACCACGACGATCGGCACCTCGAACGTCACGCCGAACGCGATAAACATGGTGAGCACGAAGCTCAGGTAATTATCGATATCCGTCGTCATTTCCGCGCCGAGCGGCGCGTTGTAATGCGCCATCACACGGAAGATGGTTGGGAACACCACGAAATACGCGAACGCCATGCCGCACAGGAATAGCACATAACTGCTGCCCACCAGCGGCACGACCAGTTTCTTCTCGTGCTGATAAAGCCCCGGCGCGACGAATGCCCAGATCTGGTACAGCACGATGGGCAGCGCGATCACGAACGCGACCATCATGGTGACCTTCATCGGCACGAAGAACGAGCCGGTGACGTCGGTGACGATCATCTTGCCGTCCTTCGGCAAGTTCTGCATCAGCGGGCGTGCCAGCAGCCGGAAGATGTCTGGCGCCCAATACACGAGCCCGATAAACACCACGATGACGGCAATGCCCGCGCGAATGATGCGGTCGCGCAATTCAACGAGGTGGGAAATGAAGGTCTCTTCAGTGCCTTCGGTCTGGGTTTGCTGGGGGTCGCTCACGCCGGCCCTCGGTTAGAGATTGTCGTTCTGATCATCAGAAGAACCGCGTCGGACGACGCATGGTGGCCGGCGTATGCCGCGCAACGCGCGCAGCACCCGATTGCACGCGGGTGCGGCGGGTCGTGGCACGCTTGTACCACGTGGGCATGGCGGTCTGCTTGACGCGCCAGTTCTTGCGTTTGGGCGTGGCGGACGGCGTGCTGACCGGCCACGACGAATTGCTCGCCGAATTGCCGACGTCTTCCAGCGCGCCGCCGGCGATGCTCGGCGACACCGACGTTCCGCTGTTCCACGCATCGTTCAGTTCGGATTCGTGCTGGCGCAGGTTGTCCTGAACAGAGGTATGCACATTGGTCGCGGCTGTTTCGAACTCGGTTTTCATCCGACGCAATTCGTCGAGTTCGATTTCACGCGTGACTTCAGACTTCACGTCGTTGATATATCGCTGTGCGCGGCCAAACAGCGCGCCCGCCGTGCGGGCTACGCGAGGCAGGCGCTCTGGCCCGAGAACGACCAGCGCGACGACGCCGATCAGCGCCATCTTGGTTAGACCGAGGTCCAGCATGAAGTGGAATGTCCGTCAGTAACGCGGGTAAGCCGCGGCTTAGCGGTAATCGCCGGAATTCGGCGTCTTTTCCTTCGCTTCCACATCGACCGCGCCGTTGCGCGGCAGTTCGCGCTGTTGCGCTTCGCTGCCCGGCGTTTCGGCTTCCTTCATGCCTTCCTTGAAGCCCTTGACCGCGCCACCCAGGTCGGTACCGATATTGCGCAGCTTCTTCGTGCCGAACACGAGTGCCACGATCAACAACACGATCAGCCAATGCCAAATGCTCAACGAACCCATGACTACTCTCCTTAACCCCGACACCGCATCGCGATGCGGCAAAAAATTCGTGCGCCTTGCGGCGTGACTCGAAGCGCTGACGCTTCATCTATACGTTACCGCCGGCCCTTCCGATTCACTCGCCAGCAAATCAGGTGATTGTGGCCGGGTGAGCGCGTCGCCGTTATTACATTGCGGTAAAAACAACGGCGGCGTTCATTGTCCACGACCAGAATTCACCATGGACGTCGCAACACACGCGACGTGATCAACCCATTCGCTGCCAGGGGCGCGGCCCGGCGAGGATGTGCGCGTGCAGGTGATACACCTCCTGACCGCCGCCCGGCCCGGTATTGATTACCGTGCGAAAGCCCGTTTCACCGCCGGAATACGCCACGCCAAGCTGATCGGCCAGACGCGCCACCAAAACTAACATTCTACCAAGCAGCGGAGCATCGCTTTCGGTGCAGTTGGTCAGCGTGGCGATGTGCTTGCGCGGAATCACCAGCACGTGCGTTTCAGCGGCGGGACGGATATCGCGAAACGCTACGAATTCTTCGTCCTCGTG from the Paraburkholderia fungorum genome contains:
- a CDS encoding Nif3-like dinuclear metal center hexameric protein, with amino-acid sequence MDRIELELYLNNLLETARFKDYCPNGLQVEGRRKINRIATGVTASVAFLEAALDWGADAVLVHHGYFWRNEAPQITGRKHARLKLLIANDLNLFAYHLPLDDHPTLGNNAQIGEKMGWISDARFGENDLGWLATFPMPITLAHFTAEIEQTLGRTPLVFGDPDRQLRRVGWCTGAAQNMFDAAINAGADVYLTGEVSESVMHTSAESGVAFLAAGHHATERFGVQAVGKHLSEQFDIEHVFIDIPNPV
- a CDS encoding histidine triad nucleotide-binding protein; translation: MSHDPNCLFCKIAAGEIPSTKVHEDEEFVAFRDIRPAAETHVLVIPRKHIATLTNCTESDAPLLGRMLVLVARLADQLGVAYSGGETGFRTVINTGPGGGQEVYHLHAHILAGPRPWQRMG
- a CDS encoding Do family serine endopeptidase, with protein sequence MLRRFWLFFAQAVTVLLALMFIIATLKPQWLQRQGQFGKQLAEPIVALREVAPGIGSGPAQASYADAAQKAMPAVVNVFSSKDGSLPPDPRAKDPLFRYFFGDKNKRKQEEQPASNLGSGVIVSSEGYILTNQHVVDGADQIEIALADGRTTNAKVIGVDPETDLAVLKVNMTNLPTITLGRMDQTRVGDVVLAIGNPFGVGQTVTMGIVSALGRNHLGINTFENFIQTDAAINPGNSGGALVDVNGNLLGINTAIYSRSGGSLGIGFAIPVSTARSVLESIITTGSVTRGWIGVEPQDVTPEIAESFGLEQKSGAIVAGVLKSGPADRAGIKPGDILISVNGEEITDTTRLLNVIAQIKPGTAAKVHLVRKGREIDLDVTIGKRPPPPKQPTDDNGGGGDQQDDDGG
- a CDS encoding glutathione S-transferase N-terminal domain-containing protein — encoded protein: MMVLYSGTTCPFSQRCRLVLFEKGMDFEIRDVDLFNKPEDIAVMNPYGQVPILVERDLILYESNIINEYIDERFPHPQLMPADPVQRARARLFLLNFEKELFVHVGTLENEKGKAAEKNHEKARLAIRDRLTQLAPIFLKNKYMLGEEFSMLDVAIAPLLWRLDHYGIELSKNAAPLMKYAERIFSRPAYIEALTPSEKVMRR
- the tatB gene encoding Sec-independent protein translocase protein TatB gives rise to the protein MLDLGLTKMALIGVVALVVLGPERLPRVARTAGALFGRAQRYINDVKSEVTREIELDELRRMKTEFETAATNVHTSVQDNLRQHESELNDAWNSGTSVSPSIAGGALEDVGNSASNSSWPVSTPSATPKRKNWRVKQTAMPTWYKRATTRRTRVQSGAARVARHTPATMRRPTRFF
- a CDS encoding ClpXP protease specificity-enhancing factor; this encodes MQEISTKPYLLRALYEWCTDNGYTPHIAVRVDNQTRVPRQFVRDNEIVLNISFEATSQLQMGNEWIEFSARFSGKSHKIEVPIANILAIYARENGQGMAFPVESAGGEAQDSGADAQAVDEVEAPAAPRAVETLSAADLAAKAESATDNPQPDDDGTKGGGRARLKIVK
- a CDS encoding cytochrome b; this encodes MAIEHDVETTGLVGWIDRRFPLTSTWKKHVSEYYAPKNFNFWYFFGSLALLVLVNQIVTGIFLTMNYKPDATLAFSSVEYIMREVPWGWLIRYMHSTGASMFFVVVYLHMFRGLMYGSYRKPRELVWIFGCLIFLCLMAEAFFGYLLPWGQMSFWGAQVIVNLFSAIPFIGPDLSLWIRGDYVVSDVTLNRFFAFHVIAIPLVLVGLVVAHLVALHEVGSNNPDGIEIKAKKDPDGIPLDGIPFHPYYSVHDFMGVTVFLFIFAAIIFFAPEMGGYFLESNNFVPANPLQTPPEIAPVWYFTAFYAMLRATTDPFKIVLMIVIALLGLLALVRARGKWKLGLPVLAVLVILAMAFTESKFWGVVVMGSAVISLFFLPWLDRSPVKSIRYRPFFHKVFYGIFVIAFLTLGFLGTKPPSPASTLIAQICALIYFAFFLGMPFWTRLGTFKQPPERVRFKPH
- a CDS encoding cytochrome c1, translated to MKKLLSTCALIGATLLALLAAPAYADENFPLDRAPDNADNFASLQHGAQLFVNYCLNCHSANLMRYSRLTDLGITPAEIQSNLLFTSDKIGNTMTIAMRPEDAKAWFGAAPPDLSVEARARGKDWLYTYLRSFYRDNTRPTGWNNLVYENVSMPHVLWQLQGQRAAKFGDETDEKTGETVHKFVGFQQLTPGTMSPVDYDSAVADLVSYLSWMSEPTQKTRKQLGVWVLMFLGILSFFAWRLNAAYWKHIK
- the tatA gene encoding Sec-independent protein translocase subunit TatA, whose protein sequence is MGSLSIWHWLIVLLIVALVFGTKKLRNIGTDLGGAVKGFKEGMKEAETPGSEAQQRELPRNGAVDVEAKEKTPNSGDYR
- the tatC gene encoding twin-arginine translocase subunit TatC, translating into MSDPQQTQTEGTEETFISHLVELRDRIIRAGIAVIVVFIGLVYWAPDIFRLLARPLMQNLPKDGKMIVTDVTGSFFVPMKVTMMVAFVIALPIVLYQIWAFVAPGLYQHEKKLVVPLVGSSYVLFLCGMAFAYFVVFPTIFRVMAHYNAPLGAEMTTDIDNYLSFVLTMFIAFGVTFEVPIVVVLLVRMNLLTIKKLREIRPYVIVGAFVISAVVTPPDVFSQLILAIPLIVLYEAGIIAARLIVGKQPAVIEEANPPS
- a CDS encoding methyltransferase translates to MTSPAFITWPEAEGPRSARWRSEANVPPPKRVIVADDRTTADSAYRLACEGTALLWNGDFQNARQLLQAVTRRLERKPRKQGETPVDAFNLHRQAQSQRARTLGMILIPLDAAYGIPLRRAPDVAQACIETYGPSNEEASVVSLRELLGLIGAHEWRKKGVEIPALAERIHPHYGVFSPVRGEYVDLVARTPLPSLNKAFDIGTGTGVLAALLAKRGVKKIIATDQDPRALACARENLTRLGYDKQVEIVQTDLFPEGRAPLVVCNPPWVPARPASPVEYAIYDPESRMLLGFLNGLAEHLSPGGEGWLIMSDFAEHLGLRTREWLLAAIEKAGLTVVGREDIRPRHPKSTDETDALHQARVAEVTSLWRLKPR
- the petA gene encoding ubiquinol-cytochrome c reductase iron-sulfur subunit is translated as MRDKEDERVDGSRRNWLVATTVASGIGGVAIVVPFVSSFAPSEKAMAAGAPVEVDISNLKPGDMVTVAWRGKPVWVINRTDQMLADVQKADNEVADPRTKNPFSMPLPEYCNNEFRSRAENKHLLVAVAVCTHLGCTPTPRFQEGAQPNLPDNWPGGFLCPCHGSTYDMAGRVFKNKPAPQNLDIPRFMFTSATSLVIGKDEKGEA